In Flavobacterium praedii, the DNA window AGGCCAACCATCCCGATACAATTACAAAAAATGAACCTACAAAAAAGAGCAATTGTGATTTTAAAAAATCCAATCTGTCTACATAAACCAATTGTGTATCCGTCAATTCTTTTAAATGATGAATTACGGGAAAGCTATTGTTATATTGCCACAAAAGGTTGGGTGTGATTACCAACAAACCTAGTGCAAGGGCAAAATACAATTTAGGAAGAGCAAACATTTTGCGATGTTGTGTCAAAACAATTGCTGGAATCAATCCAATAATTAAAAAACCAATGTTGTACTTATTCAGAAAACCAAAGGCAAATAAAATTGCTCCAATGAAAAGCCATTTGGTATTTTCCGTATTGATGTATTTGATTAGTATAAAATAAAAAGTAGTCCAACACAACACATCGAAAGAGTTGGGTTGGTACAAAGTGTTTAGCCTTAAAAGTGCTGAAAAGAAAACACAAGTTGCTCCCAAAACTAAGGCAAACAAATTGCCTTTTAATTCTTCGATAGTTTTCCAAACGACAACAATCGTCAAGGCGCCAAACAAGGCTGGGAAAAATTTAACCCAAAAAACAGAATTCCCCAAAAGATAAATAAGATAGGATATCCAAGAGGTAAAAGGCGGAACCGATAAATAACCCCAAGCCAAATGATGGGCTTGGTCAAGATGCAAATATTCGTCTCGCTGTAAGTCGTAATCGGAGCTTATTAAAGAATATTGCAATACAAATTTCAGTAGGATGAAGCCGAATAACAGTAACGTTTTTTTTGACATTTGCGATTGATGTTATGATGATTGATGTTGCTAATTCAAATGTAAATATAAAGCTACCCGCGGTTAAAACTGTGGCTACAGTAAAAATATCTGAAAAACTATTGATTGATAAAAAAACATCTCACTTTCTACCAAACATCTTATGAACTGCGTGAGTGATAGAAGCTAGCTACCGAAGTAGCGCGGATAGCACGACAGCATAAAGGAGAGGGGCCGAATCACCGTTGCAATGATTTGGCCTCTCTCCTTTATGGTGGCACGCCCAAATTATGAACAAATCTTCTTAAAGACTGTTGTATTTAGAACCTTGTTTGATGCCTCTTTGCTCGATTGTAGAGTCAATGAAATGTTGGATTTGGGTCTTTTTGAGTCCCCAATTTGGCGCGATGAGCAAATCCCAATCGGAGATTCCAAAGAGGCGTTGAATGACGATATCGGGGCGCAGGAGCGGAATGAGGTCGCAAAGCAAATCGGTGTATTGTTCTAAAGTGAAGAGTGGGAACGGGTTTCGCTTGTAATGGACGCCCATAATGGAGCCTTCGACGATATGTAAATGATGGAATTTGACAAATTTTATTTGGGGAAAACGGTTTATTTCGGCAATATAGTTGAGCATCATTTCTCGGGTTTCCCAAGGAAATCCAAAAACGGTGTGCACGCACAAATCGATGGGACTGTCTTTTAATAATTCCACAGCGGTGATAAACTCGGCGTGAGTACACCCTCGATTTATTTTTTCTAAAGTTTCGTCATACATCGATTCCATTCCCATTTCGAGGTCTACATCAAATCGGTAGCAATAGCTTTCGAGCAGGGCAACTTTTTCGGCATCGATGCAATCGGGACGCGTTCCTACCGAAAATCCAACGACTTCATCTGAATTGAAAGACAAGGCGCGGTCGTAAATATTTTTGAGATAATCGACACTAGCGTATGTATTGGTGTTGGGCTGAAAATAGACTATGAATTGATCGGCTTTGTATGATTTTTTGGCACGCTCCATACCTTGCAACAACTGCTCTTCGATGGTAGGCGCTTTTCTGGAAATATCGGGTGTGAAAGAATCGGTATTGCAATAGGTGCAGCCGCCGTAGCCTTTGAGTCCGTCGCGATTGGGACAACTAAAATTACCGTCTACAATTACTTTGAAAACTTTTTGACCGTTGTATTTTTCACGGAGATGGGTGCCATAATTGTTGTACCCTTTTTTGTTGGATTCTTTTTCTGCCTTCATCCTGCAAAGGTATTCACAATTGTATAGTGCTAACAATGACTTTTATCAGGGATTTTAGATTTTGATTTTACAATAACCTGAACCTTTTTTTGGAGCAGAAAGATTAGGCATTTTCAGGAGGCATTGGTCCCGCTTTCCGTTTCAATCTTGCGTGCCGAACACCGGCACACAAGGATTTCCACTGTAATCGGGGCTAAAAGTAAGCATTTTTGTTTTTTTGAAATTATGGTAAAAACACTCAAAGCGATACAATTTGAAAAAAACTCCCTTTGCGTCTTAGCGCCTTTGCGTGAAATTGGTCTCGCAAAGTTTCGCAAAGGAGACGCAGAGAATACCAAAGGCTCAGTTCAAACAGTAATAACCTTCATGAATCTTTGTGTTTTTTCGCGAGTCTTTGTGAAATAATTTCTATTTTTTCTCTTAGCCCCCAATCTTAATCATGCTTCTGTTTTTAGAAAAAAGCAGTGGATTTTGGAATTTAGCATCATCATCCATTCCGCCTCGCATGGTATGTTTGGATTTAATATTTTGAAAAATAAGTGGTTCAATTGAATCTCCTCCTCGTAAAGTATCAAGCAAGGATGTTTCGGTATTCGAGAACAAACAGTTTTTTAGTTTTCCATCAGCGGTTAAACGAATGCGGTTGCAAGTACTACAAAACGGATTGGTCACAGAACTGATTACCGAAAAACTGCCTTGATAGCCTATAATTTTGTGGTTTTTGGAAGTATCGTTCGGTTTGTCTTGGATGCGTTCTACCTTTTGTTCGGCATAAAATTCATTGACTTGACCAAGGATTTCGGCATAACTCACCAATTTCTCTTTGTTCCATTGATTACCGTCAAAAGGCATAAATTCTATAAACCGAATTTGAATGTTTCGGCCTTTGGTCATTTCAATAAAATCAATAATTTCGTGATCATTAAAGCCTTTAATCACAACGACATTTAGTTTTACCTGAAAGCCATTCGCTTCTAATAAATCGAGATTCTCAATTACTTTTTCAAAATAATTGCGACGTGTAATTTGATTGAATTTTTCTTTTTTTAAACTGTCAATACTCACGTTCAAAGTGGTGACTCTGGCTTCTTTGAAGGTGTCAATGAATTCGTGAACTAGAATTCCGTTGGTGGTCAATGTCAGTTCGACACCCAATTTTCCTAATTGTTCAATAATGATTTTGGCGTCTTTTCTCACCAATGGCTCGCCACCAGTCAATCGGATTTTATTAACGCCGAGTTTTACGAAAGTCTTGGCAATGGTTACAATCTCGTCTGCAGTCATCAGATGCGCTCTTGGTGTAAGCGCAATCCCCTCGGCTGGCATACAATACGTGCATCTCAAATTACAATGTTCCGTAATCGAAATTCGGAGGTAATTGTGCACTCTCCCGTAGTTGTCCTGCATTGAATTGCTGTTATTTTCCATGGTTGAAACCATTTAATATTTTGAATAAATGCAATACGGAAGGAAATACTGCATCCATAGATTCACTGGCTCCTGCTGTAGAACCCGGCAAAGCCATGATTAATGTACTTCCTTTAAACCCCACTACAGATCTCGACAACATCGCATAAGGCGTTCTGTCCTGACCATACGAGCGAATGGCTTCCTCAATTCCTGGAATGCGTCGGTCGAGCATTGGAATTATAGCTTCGGGAGTGACATCACGGTTGGACAAACCTGTTCCGCCAGTAAGGATAATCAAATCTTTATTGGCTAAACACAACTTATTTATCGTCTCCTGAATATCGAGAACCTCATCTGGAATGACCGAATAACTCGAAACGCTCAATCCAAGATTCTTGATTTTGTCTGAGATTACTTTTCCCGCTCGGTCTTCTTTTTTTCCACTGGAAACACTGTCGGAACAAACGATTACCGCTACCGATAAATCGAGATCTTCTTTGACCCCATAATCGGATTTTCCGCCTTTTTTGTGCAGTAATTTTATGGTCGAAATTTCGACTTGTTTGTCAATGGGTTTTAGCATATCATACATTGTCAAGGCTACAATTGATGCACCATGCATGGCTTCGACCTCAACGCCTGTTCTGTAAATTGCCTTTACCGTTACTTTTATCAATATAGAATCTTCCAGCAGTTCATATTCAATTCCGGTGAATTCAATTGGCATCGGATGACAATCGGGAATAGAATTTGACGTATTTTTTACGGCAAACAACCCTGCTGTTCTCGAAACCTCCAACACATCGCCTTTCGGAACGGTTTTGTTTATAATGGCTTGCATCGTTGCCGGCGAACCAACTTTGACAATAGCTTGAGCTGTTGCAGTACGTTGTGTGATTATTTTGTGGGTGATATCTACCATGGAGATTTTAGATTGAGGATTAACAATTTTAGATTTGTGCGTATTGCCATGCATTTAAGACAATCTACAGAACTCCCCCTTCGGGGGTTGGGGGGCTATTCTTTTTCCAAGTATAACTTTCATCTTCAAAAATTTCCTTACCGAAAATGGCTGTCTTTTCTTTTATTTCTTCTACCAAAAACTCCAAAGCTTCATAGACCACTTTTCGTCTTGGTGCCGAAACAAAAACAAACAAACAAATTTCGCCTGTTTTTACCGTTCCCAAACTATGATAAATGTGCAAACACGACAATTCATATTTGGCAAAAGCCGCTTCTCGAATTTCGTAGAAAGATTGTTCCGCCATTTCTTCGTAGGCTGTATACTCAATCGCTGCAACTGTTTTTCCTTCAATTACATCGGCACGAACTTGGCCCAAAAAAATATTGTGTGCTCCAATTGTGGTTTTACTTTGGTGTTTGGCAATCGAATTCCCAATAAATTCGGATGTTATTTGTCCCTGAATAAAGGAACTTTTTTTGGGTTTATCTGTTGACATTATTAGTGTATTTTTTTAATTTTTCAAATTGATATTACTATTGAATTTGATCTTTCAGCGATGCAATGCCTTTTGCTAAATGAAAAACACTAACAAACCCTGATTTTATCAAATAATTCAAAGCCATTTGACTGCGTTTCCCCGTTTGACAAAACAAAACAATTTCCTGATTTTTATCTAATTTTTTGCTGTAATCTTCTAACATACTCAAGGGAATCCGAATAACATTATTTCTTTTAAACTCTGGTATTTCGTCCAATTCCCGAACGTCAATAACAACGATTCTTAACTGACCGCATTTTTCTAAAAAAGCTTCGGGAGTTAAATCTTCATTTGTTCTTTTGCTGTTCAAAAGCAAAGTTCCGTTTATAAATGCTTTTTCTATTTCTTTTGGATTTTTGACAAAATCAATAATTTGGGTTTGAAAATGGAGTGCATCATAAATCAATAATTTGCCCGATAATACCTTACCGATTTCCAATATTATCTTAAGTACTTCAGTGGCTTGAAATGCACCTAAGGTATTAGGCAAAACACCCAAAACTCCGGATTCCGCACAACTCGGAACGGCATTTAATCCTTCCTGTTCAGGAAATAAGCAACGGTAACTCGGACCATTTTTATAATTGAATACCGAAACCTGCCCTTCAAACTTATGAATCGAAGCATACACCATTGGAATTCTTTTGGCAACAGAAATATCATTAATCAAGTAGCGAACGGAAATCGCATCGGTACAATCGACAATGATTTGGTAATCCCCAACCACTCGTACCACATTTTCTTCCTTGAAAAACTCAGCAAAGGCCACTACATCAATCTCGGGATTGAGTTCCAAAATCGCTTTTTTGGCAGTTTCGGATTTACTGTTTCCACAATCTTTTAAAGTATACAATAATTGTCTGTGCAAGTTGGTTTCATCTACCACATCTCCATCTACAATGCCGATGTTTCCAACTCCTGCTGCTGCCAAATTTTGCAAAACAGGACAGCCCAAACCACCCGCACCAATTACCAAAACGCGAGCATTCTGTAATTTTTGCTGGCCTGTTTCTCCTATTTCCGGGAGAATTATTTGTCTGGAATATCTCATAGTGTTTAATATTTAAAAGTTTAAAGTTAAACGGGTTTGAACCATTAAACTTCAAACAAATTTCACCCTCCAGCAAAAGGCGGCAGAAAAGCAATTACATCATTGTCTTTTATAAAGGTTTGCAAATCGCTCATCGTTTGGTTGACCGCAATGTTATAAGTTGTATTTTGCATGTTTTGGTAACTGTCCTCTATTTTAGATTTTAATGCTGAAACCGAAATAGTTTCTTGATCGAAAGTGAATTGTTCCTCTTTCAATTGAGTGATATCGGCGAGTAAACCAAAATATTTTAGCGTTATCGTCATTTGATTAAATTTTGATATTCTTCTGGTGTGTTTATATTTTGAATCTGGTTATTCCATTTTTCTGGAATTTCAAGAGTTTGGTGTTTGACATCTTCAATTACTTTTCGTAATTTTAATTGTTTACCTGCCATATGTTCTCCAAAAACAATTCGCATGGAACGATCGTAAACCCCAATCAGTGGGCTTGTTTTATCGCCACTTTTGGTTTGTGTCACCATGTAGGTTTCGTCGTGATTTTTTAAAACCCATTGCAACAATTCAGTTGAGACCAATGGCACATCCACACTCAAAACCAGATTGATTTTGGTCTTGGATGCCTTAAGTGCAGTATAAAGACCCCCAACTGGACCTTTGTTTTCAATAATATCTTCGACTCTGGTAAAACCGAGAGCATCATATTCTTTGTTTGCCGAAACAATTAAAATATTGGAACCAAAAATGGGCTGTAAAGCATCACAAATATGTTTAATGAATGGTTTTCCGTTTAAAACCAACAAACCTTTCTCAGTTCCCATTCGTTGGCTCTTACCTCCTGCCAAAACAATTGCTGTTATTTTATTTTCCATATTTTTTTTTGTTCAAATTATGCGGTTGCATATAATTTAAAAATGGCGATCCCTATAACTATAGACAATACAATTCGTAACCCTTTTGAATTAAATTTTGTACTTCCATAATAAGCTCCCAATAATCCTCCTATAAAAACCAATCCGATTAAAAGTCCCGAAGAAACTGGTAACGTACCTCCTTGTGACACAAAACCAAAAAGTCCAGAAATAGAATTGACCAATATAAACAATGCCGAAACAGCAGCCGTTTGTTTCATAGTAGCCCAACCCATCAATAACAGAACAGGACTCAAAATAATACCGCCGCCAATACCCAACAAACCAGATAGAAATCCAATAAGTGCACCGAATGCCAATGCCATGGGAACGTTTATATTTTTTAAATTTTCTTTCTCTTTTCCAAAAAGCCCTAACAAACGCATTACCGCAAAGACCAAAACGGTAGCCAAAATAATTTTATAATAAAAAGCATCGATTTTTAGATAACCCCCAATAAACGAAAACGGAATAGAAGTCAATGCGAAAGGATAAAAGAGATTCCATTTAAAGTTTTTTTCCCTGTAATAAAAATAAAAAGAAAGACCCGAAACCAAGATATTCAATACCAAAGCTGTGGGTTTCATGAATGTCATCGGGAAAGCAAACGCACTCATTAAAGCGAGATAGCCACTCGCCCCGCCATGACCAACACTAGCGTACAAAAAAGCTACAATAGGAAACAATACCAATAATAAAGGCATGTCTAATAAATGTTCTACGCTCATAAAGAATGTTTTTTAAGTTCTAAATCTAAAAAATCCCAACAAGCAATATTAATTTTTTCAAAAGAATCAATAAGTGATTTACCATAAGCAGTTACAATTGTTCCTCCTCCTTTGTTACCTCCCACATGAGTTTCGATTAAAGGCTCTTTGGAAGCTTTATTCGATGCATCGATCAATTTCCATGCTTTTTGATAGGAAATATTCATTTCTTTGGCGGCTTTATTGAGAGAACCAGTAACCTCAATAAGCTTTAACAACTGAATACGGCCTTCGCTAATGAGGATTCCTTCGTCGGTTTCAATCCAAATTTTACTTTTGATCTTCAAAGTTGGTTATTTTCGTTATACTTTCGCAAATATAACGAAATGATAATTTCCTGAAAATAAAAAAACAACTTAACGGCATCTTTTTTGTTATAAAAAAACAATAATTCATATTCATACTCGCTTTTAGTATTAAACACAAAAAAATAGCAAGACAATTACTTCAAAAAAAATACTCTTTAAAAAATTAAAATAATTATATTCGTTCTTCCATTTTTAACCATAACCAACTATAAATGAATATGAAGCAAGCTACTACTATAGACGAAGTCATTCAGTTTTTGGATGAAATAATTGCAATATCAAAATTAGAACAAAGCGCTATAGGCTTGTTTACTGCTCTTTATCGTGAAGTTACTGTACAAATAAAGAATGGCATTGCCAATGGTACTTTTCAGAATGGGGAACGAATGGAGAAACTAGATGTTATTTTCGCCAATCGGTATTTGAAGGCGTATTACCAATACAAAGCCAAAGAAAAACCTTCTGAATGTTGGGAATTCTCGTTTCAACAAGCAGAAGACTTTTGGCCAATAGTTGTTCAGCATTTATTACTCGGTATCAATGCGCATGTGAATCTGGATCTAGGAATTGCATCGGCACAAGTTTGTACTCCAGAAAATATTGAAAGCTTAAAATCTGATTTTGACCAAATAAATACTATTCTGAGCAATCTTGTAGAAAGCGTCGAAAAATGCCTAATCAAAATTTGGCCAACGTTGACCATTATTTTAAAATTATCTGGTAAAATAGACAACTTCTTTATTGATTTCAGTATGAAAACGGCTAGAGATGGAGCTTGGAAATTTGCCAATGAATTTGTTGTACTACCCGAAAATCAAAGAGATGCCTGCATACAGGAAAGAGATGCGAAAATCACCAAAATCGCTCGATTAATTTCAAATCCAGGTTTTCTGGTTAGCAGTGTTTTTAAATTCATTCGCTTATTTGAAAAAGGAACTGTTGCTCAAAAAATAATCGATTTGCAGATAATTGAAGAAAAAAAGGTCGAATGTGCGGTAGCTTAATCGTGTACATATTTAACCGAAAAGTTCGCTAAGCTTTGCGTTCATAGCGCTTGCTTTGCGAACCTTGCGGTTGAATCTTTTGCAAATATATTAAAATCGCTTAAGCCTGTTCTTTCACAAATCGAGCAATTACTTCCTGATAATAATTAAAAGTAGTTTTAGCAATCGATTCCCAACTAAATTGT includes these proteins:
- a CDS encoding glycosyltransferase family 39 protein, producing the protein MSKKTLLLFGFILLKFVLQYSLISSDYDLQRDEYLHLDQAHHLAWGYLSVPPFTSWISYLIYLLGNSVFWVKFFPALFGALTIVVVWKTIEELKGNLFALVLGATCVFFSALLRLNTLYQPNSFDVLCWTTFYFILIKYINTENTKWLFIGAILFAFGFLNKYNIGFLIIGLIPAIVLTQHRKMFALPKLYFALALGLLVITPNLLWQYNNSFPVIHHLKELTDTQLVYVDRLDFLKSQLLFFVGSFFVIVSGWLALLLYKPFQKYRLFFWSIIFTLAVFMYFKAKDYYAIGLYPIYISFGSVYLGNQLKEGWKRYLQPVLILIPILFFIPMYNAFFPNKSPEYIVNHAKPYQKYGLLHWEDGKDHPLPQDFADMLGWKELAIKVDSVAGTLPDLEHTLILCDNYGQAGAINYYTTNKKVVAHSFSADYINWLPLGMKIKDVILVKEENDDDKDRKTEIPLFDTVYFAGKRINKFAREPEISIYVLRGAKVDVNKRIKDEMERNKNYQE
- a CDS encoding TIGR01212 family radical SAM protein (This family includes YhcC from E. coli K-12, an uncharacterized radical SAM protein.), encoding MKAEKESNKKGYNNYGTHLREKYNGQKVFKVIVDGNFSCPNRDGLKGYGGCTYCNTDSFTPDISRKAPTIEEQLLQGMERAKKSYKADQFIVYFQPNTNTYASVDYLKNIYDRALSFNSDEVVGFSVGTRPDCIDAEKVALLESYCYRFDVDLEMGMESMYDETLEKINRGCTHAEFITAVELLKDSPIDLCVHTVFGFPWETREMMLNYIAEINRFPQIKFVKFHHLHIVEGSIMGVHYKRNPFPLFTLEQYTDLLCDLIPLLRPDIVIQRLFGISDWDLLIAPNWGLKKTQIQHFIDSTIEQRGIKQGSKYNSL
- the moaA gene encoding GTP 3',8-cyclase MoaA, whose protein sequence is MENNSNSMQDNYGRVHNYLRISITEHCNLRCTYCMPAEGIALTPRAHLMTADEIVTIAKTFVKLGVNKIRLTGGEPLVRKDAKIIIEQLGKLGVELTLTTNGILVHEFIDTFKEARVTTLNVSIDSLKKEKFNQITRRNYFEKVIENLDLLEANGFQVKLNVVVIKGFNDHEIIDFIEMTKGRNIQIRFIEFMPFDGNQWNKEKLVSYAEILGQVNEFYAEQKVERIQDKPNDTSKNHKIIGYQGSFSVISSVTNPFCSTCNRIRLTADGKLKNCLFSNTETSLLDTLRGGDSIEPLIFQNIKSKHTMRGGMDDDAKFQNPLLFSKNRSMIKIGG
- the moaCB gene encoding bifunctional molybdenum cofactor biosynthesis protein MoaC/MoaB, with product MHGNTHKSKIVNPQSKISMVDITHKIITQRTATAQAIVKVGSPATMQAIINKTVPKGDVLEVSRTAGLFAVKNTSNSIPDCHPMPIEFTGIEYELLEDSILIKVTVKAIYRTGVEVEAMHGASIVALTMYDMLKPIDKQVEISTIKLLHKKGGKSDYGVKEDLDLSVAVIVCSDSVSSGKKEDRAGKVISDKIKNLGLSVSSYSVIPDEVLDIQETINKLCLANKDLIILTGGTGLSNRDVTPEAIIPMLDRRIPGIEEAIRSYGQDRTPYAMLSRSVVGFKGSTLIMALPGSTAGASESMDAVFPSVLHLFKILNGFNHGK
- a CDS encoding molybdenum cofactor biosynthesis protein MoaE; the encoded protein is MSTDKPKKSSFIQGQITSEFIGNSIAKHQSKTTIGAHNIFLGQVRADVIEGKTVAAIEYTAYEEMAEQSFYEIREAAFAKYELSCLHIYHSLGTVKTGEICLFVFVSAPRRKVVYEALEFLVEEIKEKTAIFGKEIFEDESYTWKKNSPPTPEGGVL
- a CDS encoding HesA/MoeB/ThiF family protein produces the protein MRYSRQIILPEIGETGQQKLQNARVLVIGAGGLGCPVLQNLAAAGVGNIGIVDGDVVDETNLHRQLLYTLKDCGNSKSETAKKAILELNPEIDVVAFAEFFKEENVVRVVGDYQIIVDCTDAISVRYLINDISVAKRIPMVYASIHKFEGQVSVFNYKNGPSYRCLFPEQEGLNAVPSCAESGVLGVLPNTLGAFQATEVLKIILEIGKVLSGKLLIYDALHFQTQIIDFVKNPKEIEKAFINGTLLLNSKRTNEDLTPEAFLEKCGQLRIVVIDVRELDEIPEFKRNNVIRIPLSMLEDYSKKLDKNQEIVLFCQTGKRSQMALNYLIKSGFVSVFHLAKGIASLKDQIQ
- a CDS encoding MoaD/ThiS family protein — protein: MTITLKYFGLLADITQLKEEQFTFDQETISVSALKSKIEDSYQNMQNTTYNIAVNQTMSDLQTFIKDNDVIAFLPPFAGG
- the mobA gene encoding molybdenum cofactor guanylyltransferase: MENKITAIVLAGGKSQRMGTEKGLLVLNGKPFIKHICDALQPIFGSNILIVSANKEYDALGFTRVEDIIENKGPVGGLYTALKASKTKINLVLSVDVPLVSTELLQWVLKNHDETYMVTQTKSGDKTSPLIGVYDRSMRIVFGEHMAGKQLKLRKVIEDVKHQTLEIPEKWNNQIQNINTPEEYQNLIK
- a CDS encoding sulfite exporter TauE/SafE family protein, which encodes MSVEHLLDMPLLLVLFPIVAFLYASVGHGGASGYLALMSAFAFPMTFMKPTALVLNILVSGLSFYFYYREKNFKWNLFYPFALTSIPFSFIGGYLKIDAFYYKIILATVLVFAVMRLLGLFGKEKENLKNINVPMALAFGALIGFLSGLLGIGGGIILSPVLLLMGWATMKQTAAVSALFILVNSISGLFGFVSQGGTLPVSSGLLIGLVFIGGLLGAYYGSTKFNSKGLRIVLSIVIGIAIFKLYATA
- a CDS encoding winged helix-turn-helix domain-containing protein, which gives rise to MKIKSKIWIETDEGILISEGRIQLLKLIEVTGSLNKAAKEMNISYQKAWKLIDASNKASKEPLIETHVGGNKGGGTIVTAYGKSLIDSFEKINIACWDFLDLELKKHSL
- a CDS encoding DUF5995 family protein, whose protein sequence is MNMKQATTIDEVIQFLDEIIAISKLEQSAIGLFTALYREVTVQIKNGIANGTFQNGERMEKLDVIFANRYLKAYYQYKAKEKPSECWEFSFQQAEDFWPIVVQHLLLGINAHVNLDLGIASAQVCTPENIESLKSDFDQINTILSNLVESVEKCLIKIWPTLTIILKLSGKIDNFFIDFSMKTARDGAWKFANEFVVLPENQRDACIQERDAKITKIARLISNPGFLVSSVFKFIRLFEKGTVAQKIIDLQIIEEKKVECAVA